Within Bradymonas sediminis, the genomic segment CTGTTTTTGGGCGCCCTCTTCGGGCTGCGGCGACGCACGAAGCGCTCCTAAGCGAAAACGATTTCTTTGACTTCCTTCCATCGGTGCCGACATTTTTGAGTCTCGAACTCAATACTGACAACGCCTCGCGTGAAATTTCACGCCGAAGCCGGCACCAATGGGATGGAAATAATGGCTCAGAATTCGAACGCTAAGAATGTCGCAGAAAAGCTGATCGCCTCGCATTTGATCTCCGGAACGATGCGCCCCGGCGAAGATATCGCCCTCAAGATCGACCAGACCCTCACCCAGGATGCCACCGGCACCGCGGTGATGCTCGAACTCGAGGCGATGGGGCTCACGCGGGTGAAGACCGAATTGTCGGCCCAATATGTCGACCATAACCTGGTCCAGCAGGATAATAAGAACCCCGACGATCACGTATTTTTGCGCAGCGCGGCCAAGCGCTGGGGCATCTGGTTTAGCCGCCCCGGCAACGGCGTGAGCCACCCGGTTCACCAGGAGCATTTCGGTATCCCCGGCAAGACCCTGGTCGGCTCGGATAGCCACACGCCGGCGGCCGGGGCCCTCGGGATGCTGGCGCTGGGCGCCGGCGGCCTGGAGGTCGCGCTGGCGATGGTCGGCGAGCCGCTCAATATCCGGATGCCCAAGATCTGGGGGGTTAAACTCAGCGGCAGCCTGCCCGACTGGGTCAGCGCGAAGGACGTGATCCTCGAGATGCTTCGCCGCCACGACGTCGACGGGGGCCGCGGGCGCATCATCGAATATTACGGCCCCGGCCTGGCCAACCTCTCGGTCATGGACCGCCACGTCATCGCCAATATGGGCACCGAATTGGGCGCCACGACCACGGTCTTCCCCTCCGATGAGCGCGTGCGTGACTTCCTGCGCCGCCAGGGCCGCGAAGACGACTGGGTCGAGCTGGTCGCCGACCCGGGCGCGACCTACGACGTCCACGAAGAGATCGACCTGAGCGTGCTCGAGCCGCTATGCGCCCTGCCGTCGAGCCCGGGCAACGTCGTCCCGGTGCGCGAGGTCGCCGGGCGCCCCATCTACCAGGCCTATGTCGGCTCCTCGGCAAACCCCGGGTGGCGCGATTTCGCGATCGTCGCCGAAATCATGCGCGGCAAACAGGCCTCCAACGGCGTGTCACTCGATATCAATCCGGCCTCGCGCCAGGTGCTCGAAAACCTGACGCAAGGCGGCCACCTGCTCAGCCTAATCCAGGCCGGCGCGCGCCTGCATCAGGCCGGCTGCAACGGCTGCATCGGCATGGGCCAGGCCCCGGCAAAAGACCAGATCAGCCTGCGCACCGTGCCGCGCAACTTCCCCAGCCGCTCCGGCACCAAGGACGACCTGGTCTACCTTGTCAGCCCCGAGACCGCCGCGGCCAGCGCGCTGCGCGGCGAGATCTGCGACCCGCGCGACCTCGGCATGGACTACCCGAAGATTGTCGAGCCCGACGAGATCATCATCTCCAAAGACATCTTCATCGCGCCGCTGCCGCCCGAGAAGGCCAAAATGGTCGCCCTGGTCAAGGGCCCCAACATTCACTCGCTGCCCGAATTCGACCCGCTGCCCGACCAACTCACCGCCCCGGTCGCGCTGAAAATGGGCGACGGGGTCTCCACCGATGAGATTCTGCGCGCGGGCGCCGAAGTGCTCCCCTTTCGCAGCAATATTCCGGCCATTAGCCGCTTTACCTTCGATGTGCTCGACCCCGAATATTACAATCGCGCCCTGCATTATCGCGACGAAGACCCGCAAGCCTCCGGCCACAGCGTGGTCGCCGGCGATAACTACGGCCAGGGCTCCAGCCGCGAGCACGCCGCCATCGCGCCGCGCTTTTTGGGGCTTCGCTTCGCCCTGGCCAAATCCTACGCCCGCATCCACTGGCAAAACTTGGCCAATTTCGGGGTGCTTCCGCTCGAATTTATCGACCACGCCGACTACGCCGCGATCCATCAGGGCGACACCCTTCGCATCAACAACCTCCACGCCCAACTTCAAAAGGGCAGCACCATCGAGGTCGAAAACACCAGCAAAGGCCGGGTCTTCCAGACCCGCCACACCCTGTCGGAACGCCAGGTCGAGGCGATCCTCGCCGGGGGCCTGATCCCGCTGATGAAAGAAAGGTTGGCGGGAAAATAATATCCTCCGCCCCGCCCACGACTTCCTTCGGGGCGCACTGGCGCTGAGAGCCTTTTGGCTGATATAGGCTTCGACCTGTTGGGGATGAACTGATATAAACGAGATGCGCGCGCATTCTGCCCGCGCATCTCGCTGATTATTTGCAACGCGGAAGCAACGATGAAACAGATCCTCATCGCCTGTGGTGACGTCGACCTTTTGCGCCGAATTGTCTCGGACCTGCCCCCGGGCGCCTTTAAGCCAATCGCCACGCGCACCGGCGCCGGGATTGCCGAAAAGGTAGCCGGGCGCAATCTGGCGCTGGCTATCGTCCACGAAGAACTCGCCGACCAATACGCGGCTGAGTTATGCGCACAATTGCGCCAACAGCCCGACGGCCCGCCCATCCTATGGCTGAGCAGCAACACCGCGCCGGCCAGCGGCCCCTTTGACCGGGCGCTCAAATACCCCGTCCCCGGACCCGTGTTCCGAAACGCCGTCAAGCAATTGGTCGCGCCCAGCCAATCCACCCAGGATATGGAAAAATGGCGGCTCTTTTATAATGAGCTCAACGCGCGCATTGAGCTCGGTGAGTCCCAGAGCTATTTCCAGATCCTCGGGCTCTCGGCCGAGGCGCCGCACCACCAACTCGTGCGCGCCTATGACCTGCTCAGCCAGCGCTACCACCCGGACCGCTATCGCCAATTTCGCGACAAGAAGTGGGGCAAGGCCATTCACGAGAAGACCACCGCCCTCTATAAATTGATGACCGAGGCCTACCAGGTGCTCGGGGACCGCAAGCGGCGCGCCGCCTACGAGCGCGCCCTGGCCGACGGAAAACTTCGCCTCGACACCACCGAGACAAGCGCCAGCGAACGCGCCCCCAAATCGGTCATCGACCTGGGCACGACCACGCACTCAAAGAAATTCCTTCGGCTCGCCCAGAATGATATCGCTGGTAAGAATCTCCCCAGCGCTCTACAAAACCTTAAATTTGCGCTGAGCATGGAGCCCAATAATGCAGCCATCGCTCAGAAAATCGCCCAGATTCAACAGGCGATGAACGCCTAAACTTCTCCGGCCTCACCGCCGGCGGCGTGTTACGCGCCGACATCCATATCGATGATGTTTTAATGAGTTCAAAAAAATCGAATCTTACCGTCCGGCTCACCACCGCCGCGGTGGCGATCCCGCTGCTCCTGGCGCTCATCTTCATGGCCCCGGCCTGGGCGACCTTCGCCCTGGTCACGGCCGCGGGCTTTCTGGTGACCTGGGAGTATTGCACCATCACCTTCGCCGACGAGCACCGCGCCGGCAAACTCCTGGCCTCGCTTATCTCGGTGGCCATGGCGTCAGTGCTCTACTTCGTGCCACAATTCTTCACCGAGTCGCTGGTCGGCGGCTTTTTGGCCATCTTCTTGCTCTTTTTATTCACCTATAAAGACCAGAAACGCGTCAGCCACCAGATCGCGTCGAGCATCACGGGAATCCTGTACGGCGGCGTGGTGTTGACCACATTGTCCCTGCTGGTGCGCGACGCCGGCGAGGCCGGGCCGTTCTGGATCATCATGGTGATGGTGGTCGTGTGGTCCTCGGACACCGGCGCCTATTTTGCCGGGCGCGCCTTCGGAAAGCATAAGCTCTACGAGGCGGTCAGCCCGAATAAAACCATCGAGGGCGCCGTGGGCGGCGTCGCGGGGAGCATCGTCGGCGCGTTTGCGGCCAACTATATCTTCGCCCTGGTCGGCAATTGGGAGCCCCTGCTGGTCTGGCAAGTTTTGCTGCTGGCCATCCCGGGCAATATTTTGTCCCAGGTGGGCGACCTCGCCGAGAGCCTGATTAAGCGCGCCCACGACGTCAAAGACAGCGGCACCATCATCCCCGGCCACGGCGGAATGCTGGACCGCATCGACGGGTTACTCTTCGCGTCTCCCTGGTTTTATATCATCTTTACGCACGTCCTAAACTGAGCGGACCCAAGCCTTCGATAGCCCAAATCCGCCTCACCCACGACGCCCGACACGCGACCGCACATGAGCTTTATTTATTTCATCATCCTGATCGGAGTGCTGATCTTCGTTCACGAGCTCGGCCACTTTCTCTTCGCCAAACTCTTCGGCGTGAAGGTGCTGCGCTTCTCGATCGGCATGGGCCCCAAGATGGTCGGCTTCACCCGCGGTGAGACCGAATACGTCATCTGCTGGCTGCCGCTGGGCGGCTATGTGCGCATGCTCGGGTTTGAGCTGGACGAGGTCGAAGAGCTCTCCGAAGAAGACCGCGGCCGCTCGCTGATGATGCAGCCCATCTGGCAGCGCGCCATCATCACGCTGGCCGGGCCGGTGTTTAACCTGATCTTGCCGCTTATCATCTATTTTATCGCGGGCATGATGCAGACCACCGCCCCGCCGTCGGTGGTCGGCGAGGTCTTCGCCGAGACCCCCGCCGCCGAGGCGGGCCTGCAGGCCGGCGACCAGATCACCCGGCTCGACGACACCCCGATCACCTATTGGCATGAGCTCAATCAGTTCATGGGCGACGCCTACGACCGCGAGGTCGCCCTGACCTATACCCGCGACGGCGAATCACAGACCGTGTCGGTGCGCCCCGAGAAGAAGACCTCCACCGACTTTATGGGGCTTCACGTGCGCACCTACGGCATGTTGGGAATCCACCAGCAGCCCTACGGCGCGACCATCGGCCTGCGCAACCCGGACTCCCCGGCCGCCAAAGCCGGCCTGCAGACCTTCGACCGCGTCATCAACATCAACGGCGAGTCCATCACCCGCTACGATGAGATTGAGTCCATCGTGCGCCAGAGTGAGGGCAAGCCGCTGAAGATGCTCGTGATGCATCGGCGCGCCATTGACACCGACTACGCCCGTTTTTATGCGCAGCAACCCGCCGAGATTGAGGTCCGCGCCGAGAAGATAGACGGCGTGTATTCGCTCAACCTCGACTCCGCCGAGATGTACCTGTCCAAGGTCGACGCCGACTCGCCGGCAGCCCTGGCGGGGCTTCGCACCGGCGACAAAGTCCTGGCCATCGACGGGCGCGTCTATAGCAACTTCGCCCAGCTCAGCCGCCAGATTATCAACGAGGTCAACGAGGGCGTCGTCGCCCAAAAGGCCGAGGGCGTCGACGAGCCCAAGATAGAGCTCGAATATAAGCTCACCTACGAGCGCGATGAGCAGGTCCACGAGACCACCTTCGCCCCCATCGTGCGCAAATATAAAGGCCACGGCGACCAGCCGGTTTACCGCGTCGTGTTTGGCTGGGGGCACCTCTCCGAGCGCGTCGAACCCGACGAGATCGACTTCCCCGCGCTCACCCGCGCCGGCTTCGCCGCCAGCCAGGCCATCGAGGAGACCACCAACTTCAGCAAGATGATCGTCATGGGCTTCGTGCGCATGGCCCAGGGCCGCGTGGGCATGGATAACCTCGGCGGACCCATCATGATCGGCGAGTTGGCCGCCGAGGCCGGCAAGGCCGGCTGGGGGCCGTTTTTGCAGATGATGGCGCTCATCAGCATCAACCTGGGCGTCATCAACCTGCTGCCGATTCCGATGCTCGACGGCGGCCATCTGCTGCTCTACGCGCTCGAGGCCATCAAACGCGGCCCGCTGAGCTATCGCACCCGCCAGGTGGCCGCCTACGTCGGCATCTCGATCATCGTCTTTTTGATGGTCTTCGCCTTTAAGAACGATATTGAACGCAATTGGGACTCGATCGCCGCCTGGATCAACAACCTATGACAACCGCAAAAAAGACTGACAACAGCCCACGCCGCGTCCTGGCCATCGACACCGCAACGCGCACCCAATCGCTGGCGCTCCTGGACGGCGAGACCGTGTTGGAGCACTCGCAGCAGCGGGTGAAATTCAACCACGGCAGCAGCCTGCTTGAGCGCATCGCGCGCATGCTCGAGGCCCAGCAGATGCAGGTGTCCGACCTCGACCTCATCGCCGTGGGGCGTGGCCCGGGGAGCTTCACCGGGCTTCGCGTGGGCGTGTCCATCGCGAAGTCGCTTAGCCGCGCCAAGGAGATCCCGCTGGTCGGCGTCTCCACGCTCGCCTCGCTGGCCCACGCGGCCGCCTGCGCGCACCCCACCGCCGCCGTCTGCGCGACGATTGATGCCCGGCGCCGCGAGGTCTACACCGGCCTGTACGCCCTCAACACAGCCTCGTCGAACGCGCTTGAGGTCCTCGACCCCGACCGCACCGCCGCCAACGCCGAACTGGGCGAGCGCCTGCTCGAAGTCGCCCAGACCCGCCCGGTCATCATGGTCGGCGAGGGCCCGCACAAATACGACGAGCTCGCCGCCCTCACCGCCCCCGGCCTGGCCAAATTTAGCGTCACCGCCCTCGCCCCCTGGGCCGCCGTCCCCTCCGCCGTCGCGATCGCCCTGCTCGGCCGCCGCGCCGCCGAAGACGGCCAACTGGACGCGGTCAACACCCTGGAGCCCAATTATATCCGCCCCACCGAGGCCGAGATTAAGTTCGGGTAATCGTCGCAGCGCCTGGCTGTGTGGCAGCCATTTAGCCTAAGAAAATGATAGAACCCACCGATTCGATGATACTCGCGAGAGCATCCCCAAATCGGTGGGTTTCCTATTTCTTGGTGTTTTGCCCACCCCCGATTTCCTGCCAAAAAACCCGGGCAGCGCAGATGTCGGTCCGGCCGCTCAACCATTCACCGCTGATATGACGATCATTTATAACTTGATTAAAAAACACACGGCGCATATGCTCCTTCAACCAACCAAACACGCCGCTCACAATTAGCCATTCAACAGCCCTATGAGGGGACCAAAACACGCATCAACTTTGATTGTGTGAAGCCAAGGAGCAATCATGCGCAAAATCTATATCTCGCTGCTAATTTGCTGTTTTTAACTCGCATCACTCGCCTGCTCTGATGACTCGACTGAGCCGTCAACGCCCGATAGCGGTACCACAGATGTCTCGGCAGACAGCTCAACCGATATACAAGAAGACACGACTTTCGACGCCGAAGAAGAGGTGGAAGAGGAGGACCCAAAAATAGCCGCTGGCGAGACCTGCCCGTCAAATTGTCGGTCGCTTGACGGTGGAGCGGGTTATGCAGTTTGCAACGAACGCGAGCATGGTTATTGTAATTTTCCGTCCGACAATGCGGTAGATAACTATTGCACAAAGACTTGTAATAGCGACTCGAATTGTCGTTCTTTAGGCGAGGGTTGGACCTGCGGTGATGATTTCTCTGTATGTGTCTTCGAGAAGTAAAGCAGACTTGATTTCTGGTTCATCAGAAAACTAGAAAACAGGGCTCATGCCATCGCGCAAACCTACCGCAACCGTTCCGAGAACCACACTAATTGGAGCCAGGTCATCTTCACCTGGTAGTACGAGTTCTATTTTTCCAGACCTGGAAGGTCTGGCTCCGATGTTATACGGGCCCGCTGAACGATTGCGCGATCATGCGCAAAATCTATATCTCGCTGCGCAACCGTTCCGAGGGCATCACAAATTGGAGCCAGGTCATCTTGACCTGGCAAATAGGGCGCCCGGCGCTTAACCCACCCGAATAATCTCGCGCTTGAGCATCTGCACCAGCACGTCGAGGGTCTCCATGCGACTCATGGAGCTCAGGTCCAGGATATCCTCGAAGGTGCTCATGCCGTCGATCTGGCTGAGCAAGAAGCCGAAGCGGTGGTCCAGGGTCATCGAGGCGAGCTCGCTCATCGCGATATTGAGCTGCGGGGTTTGCCCCAGGGGGCCGATCTGGGCCTCGTAGACCGCCTCTAATTTTGCGTCCACCGCGGCGAGCAGCGCGTGTGCGTCTTCGTGCACATCATCGCGCGCCATCAGGGCGCTGAGCAGGTCGCGGGCGGACTCAAACTCACCGTCCTCAAAAAGCCGGCGCGCCTCGTCCATCAGGGCGTCGGCCGCGGCGCGGTCCTCGTGGACTTCACTGGGACTGATCTCTTCGAGCACAAACGAAGAGCTCGACCCAAGATAGTCCCGGCGGATGCCGGTGGGCTCCTGATTCTTGAACGGATTCGGCGTGTCCTGGCGCTCTCGGCGCGCGAAGCGATCCTTGACCCCGGATGGGATCGGGTTGGCCTGCGGGGTTGGCGTGCGCTCGCGCGACGGCTCAACCATCAGGGGCTCGCCGCGGTAGCGGTTCTTCTTCGGCGTCTTTCGCGGCGGAATCTCGGGAGCGGAACTATCGCCGGCCAGCGACTCTGCCAGCTCAAAGAACTCATCGTCGTCCAGCGAGGCGCGGGTGCGCAGCTCCTCAACGTCGGCCTCGTTATCACCGGGCGACGTGAGTTCATCATTGGCATCATGGCCGACGGCCGATTTGGTCGGCTCAACAAAGCGAGGAATCGCGGGCATCGACGGCGGCGTGACCTCCATCTCGCGCGACGGCGCGGGCTCGCGCGACGGCGTCAACCGAGCATTGTCGGTCGCGGTCACCGCCGAGCTCTTCTTTGCCCCCAGCGCGTGCCCCTCGGCGGCTGCGCCGCCATCCGACGCGCTCAGGTCATCGTCATCGAAGCCGAAATCAAACCCCTGCCCCCACCCCTCCGGCTCGCTCTCTTCCACCGGCTCGACCGTCTTAAACTTGCCGGTCAACAGGGCGTTATCGAGGTCATCGCTCGCCTGGAAGACCGCCGTGCGGTCGGCGTCAAAGGAACGGTTCAGCTCCTCATTTCTCTTCTCTGGATTCTCAAAGCCAAAGTCGAAGTCGAAGTCATCTTCGGGCTCCGCCGTGTCGACCTGGCCTGCGCCCACCTCTGGCTCGCCCAAATCAAAATCAAACCCGTCGTTATATTCGGGCTCCAGCACAACCTCTGAGTCCCCAAATCCAACCTCGCGATGCGTCGACTCCTCGAGCGCATCGCCGCTCCCTGGCGCTGCCTCCGGCTCCGGGGCTTTGGGCGGGGCATTAAACTCATCCAGGAAGTCAAAATCATCGGTCCCAAATAGCTCACGCGGCCCACTATCCTCCTCGACTGAGGGATAGCTCGCCGTGTCATCCAACCCGTCTGTGCGCGCACGCGCACCGAAACCTGAACCATTCGAGTCCCCAAAAATTGTCTCGGCAGGGTCCTCCGGGGCGTCGTCCGCGGGGACAGCATCCAACGACGGGGGGTCAATGGAGACCGAGGACTCAATCAGCGCAAAATCAACCCGGTCGGCCGCGTCGTCGCCCGATTGTTCGGCCTCTTCCTCAAGCGCGAAGTCGGCCCAGAATGGGTCGGATTCCTCACCAGAGTCTTGGCCCGCCACGGGCGCGTCGCCCTCGCCGTCATCCCCGACCGCCAGCGCCTGTTCTCCGGGCGCGTCGATCACCTCAAGCTCTTCGATATCCGAAAATATCGCGTCGTGGTCGATATCCTCGTAGTCGACGATATCCTCCACCATGGGCAGGTCGAAGTCGAACTCCTCGCCGTCAAAATCCCCGAAGCTCTCGATATCGCCCAGGCTTTCGAAATCGTCAAACTCCCCGAAGAAGTCGACCTCCTCGGAGTCCACGGCCATCGAAATCGACTCCGCCGACGACCACTCCGCCTCGGATAACCCCACCTCGGCTTCGCTAAACTCACCCACCAATTGCCCGAAATCCCCCTGAAAAGCCATCAACCGCTCGACCATCAGCCCGAGCCAGTCGATGAGCTGGGGAATACTGGCGACCGAGTCCTCGCGCAATCGATTGATATGAGCGTCCAACTCCTTATTGACGAACCCCGCCTCGCGCACGTCAACCAAAACCCCAAGAACTCCCGCAAACTCGTCCTGCTCGAGCTCGCGAAGCACTCCCTGGAATTGCTCCAGTACGAACTTCTGGTTGGGGGACTTCGTCATGGCTCTCCAATATCTGCGGGGATCTTCAAAAATCGAAGCTCGGGCCGCCCAAACGCTGAACGCTCAACTCGAGGCAGCTGGGAATTAAGCCGAATACGCCGTGAAGCTATCCGGTTAAACCGTGGGCCGCGCGCACGCGGCACCAAAAACATGCAGAATATCGCATCATCATGGCAATTACTTATCACGAAACCTCGAGGACCTCGCTGAACGCTTCGACGGCGAGCTCCAGGGCATCCGCGGTTGAAAGCATGGCGCCCAGGTCAGTGCCGAGCAGCGCGACGCGCGCGTGCTCAACCGCCTCGCTCGCCTTGCCGCGGGCTTCGACAATAATAGCATCGTCGATAAAGTCCTCGGCGTCACGCATCAGCCCCTCCATCGTGCGCACCAACCCGCGAATCCGGGCGCGCGCGTTCTCCAACTCGGTGCCCTGCTTGAGGTCCATCAGATAATCTTCGTTCTCGTCGATCATCTGCTGGATTTCGGACTCGGTAAGGCTGCTCGACGCAGCCACGGTGATGGACTGCTCGACCTTGGTCTCCAGGTCCGTCGCCGACACGCTCACGATACCG encodes:
- a CDS encoding phosphatidate cytidylyltransferase, with the protein product MSSKKSNLTVRLTTAAVAIPLLLALIFMAPAWATFALVTAAGFLVTWEYCTITFADEHRAGKLLASLISVAMASVLYFVPQFFTESLVGGFLAIFLLFLFTYKDQKRVSHQIASSITGILYGGVVLTTLSLLVRDAGEAGPFWIIMVMVVVWSSDTGAYFAGRAFGKHKLYEAVSPNKTIEGAVGGVAGSIVGAFAANYIFALVGNWEPLLVWQVLLLAIPGNILSQVGDLAESLIKRAHDVKDSGTIIPGHGGMLDRIDGLLFASPWFYIIFTHVLN
- a CDS encoding aconitate hydratase; the protein is MAQNSNAKNVAEKLIASHLISGTMRPGEDIALKIDQTLTQDATGTAVMLELEAMGLTRVKTELSAQYVDHNLVQQDNKNPDDHVFLRSAAKRWGIWFSRPGNGVSHPVHQEHFGIPGKTLVGSDSHTPAAGALGMLALGAGGLEVALAMVGEPLNIRMPKIWGVKLSGSLPDWVSAKDVILEMLRRHDVDGGRGRIIEYYGPGLANLSVMDRHVIANMGTELGATTTVFPSDERVRDFLRRQGREDDWVELVADPGATYDVHEEIDLSVLEPLCALPSSPGNVVPVREVAGRPIYQAYVGSSANPGWRDFAIVAEIMRGKQASNGVSLDINPASRQVLENLTQGGHLLSLIQAGARLHQAGCNGCIGMGQAPAKDQISLRTVPRNFPSRSGTKDDLVYLVSPETAAASALRGEICDPRDLGMDYPKIVEPDEIIISKDIFIAPLPPEKAKMVALVKGPNIHSLPEFDPLPDQLTAPVALKMGDGVSTDEILRAGAEVLPFRSNIPAISRFTFDVLDPEYYNRALHYRDEDPQASGHSVVAGDNYGQGSSREHAAIAPRFLGLRFALAKSYARIHWQNLANFGVLPLEFIDHADYAAIHQGDTLRINNLHAQLQKGSTIEVENTSKGRVFQTRHTLSERQVEAILAGGLIPLMKERLAGK
- the rseP gene encoding RIP metalloprotease RseP yields the protein MSFIYFIILIGVLIFVHELGHFLFAKLFGVKVLRFSIGMGPKMVGFTRGETEYVICWLPLGGYVRMLGFELDEVEELSEEDRGRSLMMQPIWQRAIITLAGPVFNLILPLIIYFIAGMMQTTAPPSVVGEVFAETPAAEAGLQAGDQITRLDDTPITYWHELNQFMGDAYDREVALTYTRDGESQTVSVRPEKKTSTDFMGLHVRTYGMLGIHQQPYGATIGLRNPDSPAAKAGLQTFDRVININGESITRYDEIESIVRQSEGKPLKMLVMHRRAIDTDYARFYAQQPAEIEVRAEKIDGVYSLNLDSAEMYLSKVDADSPAALAGLRTGDKVLAIDGRVYSNFAQLSRQIINEVNEGVVAQKAEGVDEPKIELEYKLTYERDEQVHETTFAPIVRKYKGHGDQPVYRVVFGWGHLSERVEPDEIDFPALTRAGFAASQAIEETTNFSKMIVMGFVRMAQGRVGMDNLGGPIMIGELAAEAGKAGWGPFLQMMALISINLGVINLLPIPMLDGGHLLLYALEAIKRGPLSYRTRQVAAYVGISIIVFLMVFAFKNDIERNWDSIAAWINNL
- the tsaB gene encoding tRNA (adenosine(37)-N6)-threonylcarbamoyltransferase complex dimerization subunit type 1 TsaB is translated as MTTAKKTDNSPRRVLAIDTATRTQSLALLDGETVLEHSQQRVKFNHGSSLLERIARMLEAQQMQVSDLDLIAVGRGPGSFTGLRVGVSIAKSLSRAKEIPLVGVSTLASLAHAAACAHPTAAVCATIDARRREVYTGLYALNTASSNALEVLDPDRTAANAELGERLLEVAQTRPVIMVGEGPHKYDELAALTAPGLAKFSVTALAPWAAVPSAVAIALLGRRAAEDGQLDAVNTLEPNYIRPTEAEIKFG
- a CDS encoding DnaJ domain-containing protein; the protein is MKQILIACGDVDLLRRIVSDLPPGAFKPIATRTGAGIAEKVAGRNLALAIVHEELADQYAAELCAQLRQQPDGPPILWLSSNTAPASGPFDRALKYPVPGPVFRNAVKQLVAPSQSTQDMEKWRLFYNELNARIELGESQSYFQILGLSAEAPHHQLVRAYDLLSQRYHPDRYRQFRDKKWGKAIHEKTTALYKLMTEAYQVLGDRKRRAAYERALADGKLRLDTTETSASERAPKSVIDLGTTTHSKKFLRLAQNDIAGKNLPSALQNLKFALSMEPNNAAIAQKIAQIQQAMNA